One segment of Brassica napus cultivar Da-Ae unplaced genomic scaffold, Da-Ae ScsIHWf_432;HRSCAF=663, whole genome shotgun sequence DNA contains the following:
- the LOC125603941 gene encoding uncharacterized protein LOC125603941: MKTAHTNKHTGEIDDGVVRDVLSLIETQKEDEETRLSQLQTDLDATSTASTNLSRIRINEIVESSVPKKKGRLVGLGRRARSVPPSAPQPYVDPEVLMDPLKDKDDRISALEQKMADQEAGWEATRKQNEQMMEMMKRMYPNEPFP; the protein is encoded by the exons ATGAAGACGGCGCATACCAACAAGCACACCGGGGagattgatgatggtgttgTGAGGGATGTGCTCAGCCTGATCGAAACTCAGAAGGAAGACGAAGAGACCCGTctatctcagcttcaaaccgacctGGACGccacttcgacggcttcgaccaacttgtcccggattcgaatcaacgaaatcgttgaatcg tcggttccaaagaagaagggacgtttggtcggtttgggtcgtcgagcccggtcggttcctccttctgcaccacagccctatgttgatccagaagtgctTATGGACccgttgaaggacaaagatgaccgCATATCTGCGTTGGAGCAAAAGATGGCGGATCAAGAGGCGGGATGGGAGGCAACGAGGAAGCAGaacgagcaaatgatggagatgatgaagaggatgtacccgaacgagccGTTCCcgtag
- the LOC106429984 gene encoding uncharacterized protein LOC106429984 isoform X1 yields the protein MDESKPFPQSFNMVMDEGTSDPRYTEMISNPQFTCKPVPTPVVIFENAKTSVFWDIADYPIPIGADPVLFCNRMKDALVNKGYKGELSIYVYVDTGELLPKCLETFVEFDFLPKGDDYARISSMLVDISFWALSYPHSNIIVLSKKIVRDTILSFESLYNTHGLLLSKTEPHWLVPSESSALFLASLFKDQPEAS from the exons ATGGACGAAAGCAAGCCTTTTCCGCAGTCTTTCAACATGGTTATGGACGAAGGCACATCCGATCCGCGATATACCGAAATGATTTCTAATCCGCAGTTTACCTGCAAACCCGTGCCTACGCCGGTAGTAATATTCGAAA ACGCTAAGACATCTGTCTTTTGGGACATTGCTGATTACCCTATTCCTATTGGTGCCGATCCTGTATTGTTTTGTAACCGTATGAAAGACGCTCTTGTCAACAAGGGTTATAAAGGGGAGTTGTCAATCTATGTTTACGTTGATACTGGTGAATTGCTACCTAAATGTCTGGAGACCTTTGTCGAATTCGATTTCTTGCCCAAAG GTGATGACTATGCCAGAATTTCTTCGATGTTAGTGGACATTTCTTTTTGGGCACTGTCATATCCTCACTCAAATATTATTGTCCTCTCCAAAAAAATCGTAAGAGACACGATTTTGTCTTTCGAAAGCTTGTATAATACACATGGTCTTCTCTTATCCAAAACTGAACCGCATTGGCTGGTTCCTAGTGAAAGTTCAGCCTTGTTTCTGGCAAGCCTTTTTAAAGACCAACCGGAGGCCAGCTGA
- the LOC106429984 gene encoding uncharacterized protein LOC106429984 isoform X2, with product MDESKPFPQSFNMVMDEGTSDPRYTEMISNPQFTCKPVPTPVVIFENALVNKGYKGELSIYVYVDTGELLPKCLETFVEFDFLPKGDDYARISSMLVDISFWALSYPHSNIIVLSKKIVRDTILSFESLYNTHGLLLSKTEPHWLVPSESSALFLASLFKDQPEAS from the exons ATGGACGAAAGCAAGCCTTTTCCGCAGTCTTTCAACATGGTTATGGACGAAGGCACATCCGATCCGCGATATACCGAAATGATTTCTAATCCGCAGTTTACCTGCAAACCCGTGCCTACGCCGGTAGTAATATTCGAAA ACGCTCTTGTCAACAAGGGTTATAAAGGGGAGTTGTCAATCTATGTTTACGTTGATACTGGTGAATTGCTACCTAAATGTCTGGAGACCTTTGTCGAATTCGATTTCTTGCCCAAAG GTGATGACTATGCCAGAATTTCTTCGATGTTAGTGGACATTTCTTTTTGGGCACTGTCATATCCTCACTCAAATATTATTGTCCTCTCCAAAAAAATCGTAAGAGACACGATTTTGTCTTTCGAAAGCTTGTATAATACACATGGTCTTCTCTTATCCAAAACTGAACCGCATTGGCTGGTTCCTAGTGAAAGTTCAGCCTTGTTTCTGGCAAGCCTTTTTAAAGACCAACCGGAGGCCAGCTGA
- the LOC106429984 gene encoding uncharacterized protein LOC106429984 isoform X3 produces the protein MDESKPFPQSFNMVMDEGTSDPRYTEMISNPQFTCKPVPTPVVIFENAKTSVFWDIADYPIPIGADPVLFCNRMKDALVNKGYKGELSIYVYVDTGELLPKCLETFVEFDFLPKGDDYARISSMLVDISFWALSYPHSNIIVLSKKI, from the exons ATGGACGAAAGCAAGCCTTTTCCGCAGTCTTTCAACATGGTTATGGACGAAGGCACATCCGATCCGCGATATACCGAAATGATTTCTAATCCGCAGTTTACCTGCAAACCCGTGCCTACGCCGGTAGTAATATTCGAAA ACGCTAAGACATCTGTCTTTTGGGACATTGCTGATTACCCTATTCCTATTGGTGCCGATCCTGTATTGTTTTGTAACCGTATGAAAGACGCTCTTGTCAACAAGGGTTATAAAGGGGAGTTGTCAATCTATGTTTACGTTGATACTGGTGAATTGCTACCTAAATGTCTGGAGACCTTTGTCGAATTCGATTTCTTGCCCAAAG GTGATGACTATGCCAGAATTTCTTCGATGTTAGTGGACATTTCTTTTTGGGCACTGTCATATCCTCACTCAAATATTATTGTCCTCTCCAAAAAAATC TGA